A single region of the Lonchura striata isolate bLonStr1 chromosome 19, bLonStr1.mat, whole genome shotgun sequence genome encodes:
- the CYBC1 gene encoding cytochrome b-245 chaperone 1 isoform X2 — translation MYMLVEKRTNSHLHLKRSPGIRSWSLCVGIASIGLAAAYYSADSLAWKLFYMAGCFFVAAQNLEQWEEAVFDKNKGTICLKTFNLYKKILTLSKGGNEQVVAVLSEIRDVNVEEEAVRYFGKGYLVVLRFVTGFSHPLTQSAVLGCRSDVEAVAKLITSFLELDRVETPQDFSQSSETEHLLQLL, via the exons ATGTACATGTTGGTTGAAAAACGCACAAATTCCCATCTTCACCTAAAGAGGTCACCTGGCATCCGATCCTGGTCTCTGTGTGTTG GAATAGCCTCCATAGGTTTGGCTGCTGCTTATTATAGTGCAG ACAGCTTGGCATGGAAGCTCTTCTACATGGCTGGGTGTTTCTTTGTGGCAGCCCAGAATCTGGAGCAGTGGGAG gaagCTGTATTTGATAAGAACAAGGGAACAATCTGCCTAAAAACATTCAACCTCTACAAAAAAATACTGACCTTGTCAAAAGGAGGCAATGAACAAG TGGTGGCCGTGCTGAGCGAGATCCGCGATGTGAACGTGGAGGAGGAGGCCGTGCGCTATTTCGGGAAGGGTTACCTGGTTGTGCTGCGCTTCGTCACCGGATTCTCACACCCGCTCACCCAGAGtgcagtgctgggctgcagaAG TGATGTGGAAGCAGTTGCCAAACTCATCACGAGTTTTCTGGAACTGGACAGAGTAGAGACCCCACAAGATTTCTCCCAGAGCAGCGAAACAGAG cacctgctgcagctTCTGTAG
- the CYBC1 gene encoding cytochrome b-245 chaperone 1 isoform X1: protein MYMLVEKRTNSHLHLKRSPGIRSWSLCVGIASIGLAAAYYSADSLAWKLFYMAGCFFVAAQNLEQWEEAVFDKNKGTICLKTFNLYKKILTLSKGGNEQVVAVLSEIRDVNVEEEAVRYFGKGYLVVLRFVTGFSHPLTQSAVLGCRSDVEAVAKLITSFLELDRVETPQDFSQSSETEASDADEPQDK, encoded by the exons ATGTACATGTTGGTTGAAAAACGCACAAATTCCCATCTTCACCTAAAGAGGTCACCTGGCATCCGATCCTGGTCTCTGTGTGTTG GAATAGCCTCCATAGGTTTGGCTGCTGCTTATTATAGTGCAG ACAGCTTGGCATGGAAGCTCTTCTACATGGCTGGGTGTTTCTTTGTGGCAGCCCAGAATCTGGAGCAGTGGGAG gaagCTGTATTTGATAAGAACAAGGGAACAATCTGCCTAAAAACATTCAACCTCTACAAAAAAATACTGACCTTGTCAAAAGGAGGCAATGAACAAG TGGTGGCCGTGCTGAGCGAGATCCGCGATGTGAACGTGGAGGAGGAGGCCGTGCGCTATTTCGGGAAGGGTTACCTGGTTGTGCTGCGCTTCGTCACCGGATTCTCACACCCGCTCACCCAGAGtgcagtgctgggctgcagaAG TGATGTGGAAGCAGTTGCCAAACTCATCACGAGTTTTCTGGAACTGGACAGAGTAGAGACCCCACAAGATTTCTCCCAGAGCAGCGAAACAGAGGCAAGTGATGCAGATGAACCACAGGATAAATAA
- the HEXD gene encoding hexosaminidase D produces the protein MSPSLGTFPGSNVLTLVTQISFHLKSSVDELLERNRYVTGWFSPYHRKKKIIHPIVLHHFQPDAVSLFSKWNAVVQDLQAAMEQVFHRCAIEEWMEENVHPSLQKLQQVLDDLEEAIRAQN, from the exons ATGAG CCCAAGTCTGGGGACATTTCCTGGGAGCAATGTCCTCACCCTTGTGACGCAAATTAGTTTCCACCTCAAGTCATCAGTGGATGAACTTCTGGAAAGGAACAG GTATGTCACAGGCTGGTTTAGCCCCTAccacaggaaaaagaagatTATTCATCCTATTGTACTGCACCACTTCCAGCCAGATGCAGTCAG TCTCTTCTCCAAGTGGAATGCTGTGGTGCAAGACCTGCAAGCAGCCATGGAGCAAGTTTTCCACAGGTGTGCTATAGAGGAATGGATGGAGGAGAATGTCCACCCCAGCCTACAGAagctgcagcaggtgctggATGATTTAGAGGAAGCAATAAGAGCACAAAATTAG
- the LOC110473344 gene encoding urotensin-2 receptor produces MEPNGTAAAGDNGTAAAAGGGAPGGGPLLIPSAFGTVLSVMYVAGVAGNVYTLVVMCHSARCAAPMYSSIVSLALADLLYLSTIPFIVCTYLAQDWYFGDLGCRILLSLDLLTMHASIFTLTLMCTERYLAVTRPLDTLKRSRGYRKVTAGAVWSVSLLLTLPMMLMVTLTEGGKAEGKVKRMCAPTWSVDAYRTYLTVLFSTSIMAPGIIIGFLYTRLARTYLESQRNPPHKEKSKRSPRQKVLIMIFSIVLVFWACFLPFWIWQLVRLYSSSLQLTTQTQKCINYLVTCLTYSNSCINPFLYTLLTKNYREYLRNRHRNFYRFTSSFRKRGSNLQCSWGRSMSSSNQYDYSSEALGMATLKDK; encoded by the coding sequence atGGAGCCCAACGggacggcggcggcgggggaCAACgggacggcggcggcggccggcggggGTGCCCCCGGGGGCGGCCCGCTGCTCATCCCCTCGGCCTTCGGGACGGTGCTGTCGGTGATGTACGTGGCCGGGGTGGCCGGCAATGTCTACACGCTGGTGGTGATGTGCCACTCGGCGCGCTGCGCCGCCCCCATGTACAGCTCCATCGTCAGCCTGGCCCTGGCCGACCTGCTCTACCTCTCCACCATCCCCTTCATCGTCTGCACCTACCTGGCCCAGGACTGGTACTTCGGGGACCTGGGGTGCCGCATCCTGCTCAGCCTGGACCTGCTCACCATGCACGCCAGCATCTTCACCCTCACCCTCATGTGCACCGAGCGCTACCTGGCCGTCACCCGGCCCCTGGACACCCTGAAGCGGTCCCGGGGCTACCGGAAGGTCACGGCGGGGGCTGTCTGGTCGGTGTCGCTGCTGCTCACGCTGCCCATGATGCTGATGGTCACGCTGACCGAGGGGGGCAAAGCGGAGGGCAAGGTGAAGAGGATGTGTGCGCCCACCTGGAGCGTGGACGCCTACAGGACCTACCTGACCGTGCTCTTCAGCACCAGCATCATGGCCCCGGGCATCATCATCGGCTTCCTCTACACACGCCTGGCCAGGACCTACCTGGAGTCCCAGAGGAACCCCCCTCACAAGGAGAAGAGCAAGAGGTCCCCCCGGCAGAAGGTCCTCATCATGATTTTCAGCATCGTGCTGGTCTTCTGGGCCTGCTTCCTGCCCTTTTGGATCTGGCAGCTGGTGCGCCTCtacagcagctccctgcagctcaccacccaaacccaaaagTGCATTAACTACCTGGTGACCTGCCTGACCTACAGCAACAGCTGCATCAACCCCTTCCTCTACACCCTGCTGACCAAAAACTACCGGGAGTACCTGCGCAACAGGCACCGCAACTTCTACAGGTTCACGTCCTCCTTCCGCAAGAGGGGCTCCAACCTGCAGTGCTCCTGGGGCCGCTCCATGTCCTCCAGCAACCAGTACGACTACAGCTCCGAGGCGCTGGGCATGGCCACGCTGAAGGAcaagtga